The following are from one region of the Arcobacter defluvii genome:
- a CDS encoding M20 family metallopeptidase, giving the protein MDYLKDLETIVNINSYTKNKSGVDLVGQKMTSWIEPLGFNTSIFTRENIGNHLLFSSQKKSGNKILLLGHNDTVFPPNSFEGFKEDKFWVYGPGVCDMKGGNIVALQALRNIFNQNGKVFNIDFLLVSDEETGSDDSKELTSSIAANYDYCFVFEAAGINLEVVTQRKGVGTFTITIEGLASHAGNHYDKGIDANLEASFKLQELVKLTNLELQTTVNVGKINGGIGANTISPKCELLLEIRYTSNEEKQRVLKSLEKIVNTSYVKGSKSTLSGGIQRDVMSENEEQLKFIKELENITNTKIFKEKRGGVSDANIVASCGVTTLDGFGPFGDGDHTINERALKSSFTSRIELMTKILNHFQKNL; this is encoded by the coding sequence ATGGATTACTTAAAAGATTTAGAAACAATCGTAAATATAAACTCTTACACAAAAAACAAATCAGGTGTTGATTTAGTTGGACAAAAAATGACAAGTTGGATTGAACCTCTTGGATTTAATACTTCTATTTTTACAAGAGAAAATATTGGTAATCACCTACTCTTTTCCTCCCAAAAAAAATCTGGCAATAAAATCTTACTTTTAGGACACAATGACACAGTTTTTCCTCCAAATAGTTTTGAAGGATTTAAAGAAGATAAATTTTGGGTTTATGGACCTGGAGTTTGTGATATGAAAGGTGGGAATATTGTTGCTTTACAAGCTCTTAGAAATATTTTCAATCAAAATGGTAAAGTATTCAACATTGACTTTCTTTTAGTTTCGGATGAAGAAACTGGAAGTGATGATTCAAAAGAATTAACTTCATCAATTGCAGCAAATTATGATTACTGTTTTGTTTTTGAAGCAGCTGGAATTAATCTTGAAGTTGTAACTCAAAGAAAAGGTGTAGGAACTTTTACTATTACTATTGAAGGTCTTGCTAGTCACGCTGGAAATCATTATGATAAAGGAATTGATGCAAACTTGGAAGCAAGTTTCAAACTTCAAGAACTTGTAAAACTAACAAACCTAGAACTTCAAACTACAGTTAATGTTGGAAAAATAAATGGAGGAATTGGTGCAAATACAATCTCTCCAAAATGTGAACTACTTTTAGAAATCAGATATACATCAAATGAAGAGAAACAAAGAGTTTTAAAATCATTGGAAAAAATAGTAAATACTTCTTATGTAAAAGGCTCAAAATCAACTCTTAGTGGAGGAATACAAAGAGATGTTATGTCTGAAAATGAAGAACAACTAAAATTTATAAAAGAGCTAGAAAATATCACTAATACAAAAATTTTTAAAGAAAAAAGAGGTGGAGTTAGTGATGCAAATATTGTTGCTAGTTGTGGTGTAACAACACTTGATGGTTTTGGTCCATTTGGTGATGGGGATCATACAATAAATGAAAGAGCATTAAAAAGTAGTTTTACTTCAAGAATAGAACTTATGACAAAAATATTAAATCATTTTCAAAAAAATCTATAA
- a CDS encoding ATP-grasp domain-containing protein, with product MAKRNIGMWLYQNSGGDVIQKKMIKKLKERDIDTITNINLKDAIAKNGHILYEMKNKNLKLDKLDLFFSYNAGEQTPYQVYLYKALNRIIPMINSYEAFEISEDKFHTSFFLRKHGIRTADYKLCNKDETYRLETIMKKWNKMVYKPTDGWGGIGVTKIDSVEALNMLIPFLNQINLKYFYVEKYVDYDNTDYRIDIVDGKFVGCYGRKAAVGHWKTNITSGGSVFLREPNEEIINLAIKATEVLGLDIAGVDIIYDRKKEEYIVLEVNGIPAFATPEQEKLGLNFNDKKIDLIVDLIDRKALNKGEIK from the coding sequence ATGGCAAAAAGAAATATTGGTATGTGGCTTTATCAAAATAGTGGTGGAGATGTTATTCAAAAAAAGATGATTAAAAAGTTAAAAGAAAGAGATATTGATACTATAACAAATATCAATCTAAAAGATGCAATTGCTAAAAATGGTCATATCCTTTATGAAATGAAAAATAAAAATTTAAAACTTGATAAACTTGATTTGTTTTTCTCTTACAACGCAGGAGAACAAACTCCTTATCAAGTATATTTATATAAAGCCTTAAATAGAATCATTCCTATGATTAACTCTTATGAAGCTTTTGAAATAAGTGAAGATAAATTTCATACATCATTTTTTTTAAGAAAACATGGAATCAGAACTGCTGATTATAAACTTTGTAATAAAGATGAAACTTATAGACTAGAAACTATTATGAAAAAATGGAACAAAATGGTTTATAAACCAACTGATGGTTGGGGAGGAATTGGAGTTACTAAAATAGATAGCGTTGAAGCTTTAAATATGTTAATTCCTTTTTTAAATCAAATAAATCTTAAATATTTCTATGTGGAAAAATATGTGGATTACGATAATACTGATTATAGAATTGATATTGTTGATGGTAAATTTGTTGGTTGTTATGGAAGAAAAGCAGCCGTTGGACATTGGAAAACAAATATCACAAGTGGTGGAAGTGTATTTTTAAGAGAACCAAATGAAGAGATAATAAATCTAGCAATCAAAGCAACAGAAGTTTTGGGACTTGATATCGCAGGAGTTGATATTATTTATGATAGAAAAAAAGAGGAATACATAGTTTTAGAAGTAAATGGAATACCTGCTTTTGCTACACCTGAACAAGAAAAATTAGGTCTTAATTTCAATGATAAAAAAATTGATTTAATTGTTGATTTAATAGATAGGAAAGCATTAAACAAAGGAGAAATAAAATGA
- a CDS encoding helix-hairpin-helix domain-containing protein, which produces MKKLPKIGLLYLDYVLRFFDKSNFKGWSDKIESVVYHWKNDKERFIKEVKKKKIDILVGNIPATAYDTFVQIAKELPNVRFVPSIESQFPNKSKENVTLFCKKYNLSIPKTKIFYNMEKGLDYLKNKANYPQIIKRSYGPSNYGGYYVHKANNFQEAKELLELKKYNPIYTQNAIKLKDSGDIRVMLIGHKPVCAFWRYSGKNQWITNTSQGGSMSYKNVPMNALELAVNASKASKAEYFACDIAIDENTNKAYILECATAFAAFPYIRDWICQYLMWDFSKGKYPKPHIPLFSWEELGKIDSSLLRTLRNITFGKYTQSYDGERFVKDKKDIFEMEMTDESKESDMPFTNVEDLNIQIDKQNQNEQEFMVKKIDFNKASLTDLMTLYGMEEDLAIEIKEYLQDNIITDCSDLLELESIDEQMLKSWEEHIDDMRIDINCVNKEDLKKIKGIGNKLAKIISDYREKIGKFVSIEDLKNIEGIGKNKFAQLKSRLKVGE; this is translated from the coding sequence ATGAAAAAGCTACCGAAGATTGGACTTTTATATCTAGATTATGTTTTAAGATTCTTTGATAAATCAAACTTCAAAGGTTGGAGTGACAAAATTGAATCAGTTGTTTATCATTGGAAAAATGATAAAGAAAGATTTATAAAAGAAGTAAAGAAAAAAAAGATTGATATTTTAGTTGGAAATATTCCTGCAACTGCTTACGATACTTTTGTACAAATTGCAAAAGAATTGCCAAATGTTAGATTTGTTCCTTCAATTGAGAGCCAATTTCCAAATAAATCAAAAGAAAATGTAACGCTTTTTTGTAAAAAATATAATCTATCAATTCCAAAAACAAAAATCTTTTATAATATGGAAAAAGGTTTAGATTACTTAAAAAACAAAGCAAACTATCCACAAATTATAAAAAGAAGTTATGGACCATCAAATTATGGTGGATATTATGTACATAAAGCAAATAACTTTCAAGAAGCAAAAGAATTACTTGAATTAAAAAAATATAATCCAATCTATACACAAAATGCAATTAAACTAAAAGATTCAGGAGATATTAGAGTTATGTTAATTGGGCATAAACCAGTTTGTGCATTTTGGAGATATTCAGGAAAAAATCAATGGATTACAAATACTTCTCAAGGTGGTTCAATGTCATATAAAAATGTTCCAATGAATGCTTTAGAACTTGCAGTTAATGCTTCTAAAGCTTCTAAAGCTGAATATTTTGCTTGTGATATAGCTATTGATGAAAACACAAATAAAGCTTATATATTAGAGTGTGCTACGGCATTTGCTGCTTTTCCATATATTAGAGATTGGATTTGTCAATATTTAATGTGGGATTTTTCAAAAGGAAAATATCCAAAACCACATATTCCCCTATTTTCTTGGGAAGAGTTAGGAAAAATTGATTCATCACTTTTAAGAACTCTAAGAAACATCACTTTTGGTAAATACACACAAAGTTATGATGGAGAAAGATTTGTAAAAGATAAAAAAGATATTTTTGAAATGGAAATGACTGATGAATCAAAAGAATCTGATATGCCATTTACAAATGTAGAAGATTTAAATATACAAATAGATAAACAAAATCAAAATGAACAAGAATTTATGGTAAAAAAAATAGATTTTAACAAAGCTAGTTTAACAGATTTGATGACACTTTATGGAATGGAGGAGGATTTAGCAATTGAAATTAAAGAATATTTACAAGATAACATCATCACTGATTGCTCTGATTTACTTGAACTTGAATCAATAGATGAGCAAATGTTAAAATCTTGGGAAGAGCATATTGATGATATGAGAATTGATATTAATTGTGTTAATAAAGAAGATTTGAAAAAAATCAAAGGAATTGGAAATAAATTAGCAAAAATTATCTCTGATTATAGAGAAAAAATTGGGAAATTTGTAAGTATAGAGGATTTAAAAAATATTGAAGGAATTGGAAAAAATAAGTTTGCCCAATTAAAATCAAGATTAAAAGTTGGAGAATAA
- a CDS encoding M14 family zinc carboxypeptidase: MKRLYRSYKDSTDIFFDLQKKYPNNLKIESIGQTWEKREIYLITISKNIQTAHIKPALFYTGTIHAREWIGHELAIEFVTYILKNLETDPMLQIYLNESTVYIVPCANPDGFEYSRNHFSFWRKNRRQNADGTYGVDLNRNFSIGFNKTTTTTSNVYGGCEAFSEPETKALRDFVLAHPNITIALDYHSQGNVFFPAHDFRHEDTFDTTDMNTLCANMAEEIRKISAREYGIHQGKPPAKLIGGSGREFYYSLGIIATVVEVGTRNISDYMQDLSENIKEHIPALIYALKETDNYAKDRFVKRVEEFNITHIGSNHVTLKWEYEVNENIYFEIFRSIKDKQFCNSSNLITKTKSLEFNDINLTSNKNYYYNIRAVNKKTNQKSPFCPQIKVRTLVEYDEFSRTYYANAKGTGYVAENLNNNPKHFGVNSLFVGVDDDKGISYAIISINVKSLPTNAIIKSASLNLYPINRVSTTIEKYGEWNVGIVNQDTMGDITNFEDVENLQILQYIGQATQSFQLTQGIWRSWELSGLECITLKNSIRKDTIVLRVEGPKELKIGRTKQMMQWDIGYGKFGFGLNYRPRLELTFTVEPTITTLYPKEIFTLSKAEIKKDEISAGFDEKGNKIYSIFEFNLSSLPPYNDTMITKAYFELNSTKIYLKDDIRFHLEFIDEHLEKNYESVINREVIQNIGYDVSANELKNNQTQYFIFDSFSEIVLNEKLKNKSDVAFILKPTSALKSLKNKKVSWETKSANLEPKLIIEHIVKRRFPVEKVSNVSLIIENNKIKLSWTNPKNEDFIGVKVIKNPFRKPLSSHDGQKLYAGVDEYTFDDFGAIDISKYYAIFTYDNVPNYSEPIILEYLPK; this comes from the coding sequence TTGAAAAGGTTATATCGATCATATAAAGATTCAACAGATATCTTTTTTGATTTGCAAAAAAAATATCCAAATAATCTAAAAATAGAATCTATTGGTCAAACTTGGGAAAAAAGAGAGATATATCTAATAACCATTTCGAAAAATATACAAACAGCCCATATAAAACCAGCACTTTTCTATACAGGAACTATTCATGCTCGAGAGTGGATTGGACATGAATTAGCTATAGAGTTTGTGACATATATTTTAAAAAATTTAGAAACAGATCCCATGCTACAAATTTATCTAAATGAAAGTACCGTTTATATAGTACCTTGTGCTAATCCTGATGGTTTTGAATACTCAAGAAATCACTTTTCATTTTGGAGAAAAAATAGAAGACAAAATGCAGACGGAACTTATGGAGTTGATTTAAATAGAAATTTTTCTATAGGCTTCAATAAAACAACTACTACAACTTCAAATGTTTATGGAGGTTGTGAAGCTTTTAGTGAACCAGAAACTAAGGCCTTACGAGATTTTGTTTTAGCCCATCCAAATATTACTATTGCACTTGATTATCATAGCCAAGGAAATGTATTTTTCCCAGCACACGATTTCAGACATGAAGATACTTTTGATACAACAGATATGAATACTTTATGTGCAAATATGGCAGAAGAGATAAGAAAAATATCTGCTCGTGAATATGGAATACATCAAGGGAAACCACCTGCAAAACTAATAGGTGGAAGTGGCAGGGAGTTTTATTACTCTTTAGGAATTATTGCAACTGTTGTTGAGGTAGGAACTAGAAATATCAGTGATTATATGCAAGATTTAAGTGAAAATATCAAAGAACATATTCCTGCACTTATTTATGCTTTAAAAGAGACTGATAACTATGCAAAAGATAGATTTGTAAAGAGAGTTGAAGAGTTTAATATTACTCATATTGGATCAAATCACGTGACTCTAAAATGGGAATATGAAGTAAATGAAAATATATATTTTGAAATATTTAGAAGTATAAAAGATAAACAATTCTGCAACTCTTCAAACCTAATAACAAAAACAAAAAGTTTAGAGTTCAATGATATAAATCTGACTTCTAATAAAAACTATTATTACAACATAAGAGCCGTAAATAAAAAAACAAATCAAAAATCGCCATTTTGTCCACAAATAAAGGTGCGAACTTTAGTTGAATATGATGAATTCAGTAGAACTTACTATGCAAATGCAAAAGGAACAGGTTATGTTGCTGAAAATCTAAACAACAATCCTAAACACTTTGGAGTAAACTCTTTATTTGTTGGAGTTGATGATGACAAAGGTATTTCCTATGCAATTATTTCAATAAATGTAAAATCTCTTCCAACAAATGCCATTATAAAATCAGCCTCTTTAAACCTTTATCCAATAAACAGAGTTTCAACAACTATTGAAAAATATGGGGAATGGAATGTTGGAATTGTAAATCAAGATACAATGGGCGATATAACAAATTTTGAAGATGTAGAAAATTTACAGATTTTACAATATATTGGTCAAGCTACTCAATCTTTTCAATTAACACAAGGTATTTGGAGAAGTTGGGAGTTATCAGGTTTAGAATGTATAACTTTAAAAAACTCTATTAGAAAAGATACTATTGTTTTAAGAGTTGAAGGACCAAAAGAGTTAAAAATTGGAAGAACAAAACAGATGATGCAATGGGATATTGGATATGGAAAATTTGGTTTTGGATTAAACTATCGTCCAAGACTAGAATTAACTTTTACAGTAGAACCAACTATCACTACTTTGTATCCAAAAGAGATTTTTACTCTAAGTAAAGCAGAAATAAAAAAAGATGAAATTAGTGCTGGATTTGATGAAAAAGGGAATAAAATATATTCTATTTTCGAATTTAATCTTTCTTCTTTACCACCATACAATGATACAATGATTACAAAAGCCTATTTTGAACTAAACTCTACAAAAATCTATTTAAAAGATGATATTAGATTTCATCTTGAATTTATTGATGAACATTTAGAAAAAAATTATGAATCAGTTATAAATAGAGAAGTTATCCAAAATATTGGTTATGATGTAAGTGCAAATGAATTAAAAAATAATCAAACTCAATATTTCATATTTGATTCATTTTCTGAAATCGTTTTAAATGAAAAACTAAAAAATAAATCAGATGTCGCATTTATTTTAAAACCAACATCTGCATTAAAAAGTTTAAAAAACAAAAAAGTTTCTTGGGAAACAAAAAGTGCGAACTTAGAGCCTAAACTAATAATTGAACATATTGTAAAAAGAAGATTTCCAGTTGAAAAAGTATCAAATGTATCTTTAATTATTGAAAATAATAAAATCAAATTATCTTGGACAAATCCTAAAAATGAAGATTTTATAGGTGTAAAAGTAATAAAAAATCCATTTAGAAAACCTCTTTCATCTCATGATGGACAAAAACTTTATGCAGGAGTTGATGAATATACGTTTGATGATTTTGGAGCAATTGATATATCAAAATATTATGCAATATTTACTTATGATAATGTTCCAAATTATAGTGAACCTATAATTTTAGAATATCTTCCAAAATAG
- a CDS encoding gamma carbonic anhydrase family protein, which yields MILKFKEFYPEIHPSAWVAPSADLIGNIQIGEDSSVWFGCVIRSDVNEVRIGKNTNIQDLSCIHTDTNTKTIIGDNVTIGHKVMLHGCKIEDNCLIGMSATILDNAVIGEGSIVGANSLVTSGKVFPPRSMIMGSPAKVVKQLTQEDVDKLIAHAGHYVEYKNEYR from the coding sequence GTGATTTTGAAATTTAAAGAATTTTACCCAGAAATTCATCCAAGTGCTTGGGTTGCACCAAGTGCAGATTTAATAGGAAATATTCAAATTGGTGAAGATTCATCAGTTTGGTTTGGTTGTGTAATTCGTTCTGATGTTAATGAAGTTAGAATTGGGAAAAACACAAATATTCAGGATTTATCATGTATTCACACCGACACAAATACAAAAACAATCATTGGAGACAATGTAACAATTGGTCATAAAGTTATGCTTCATGGATGTAAAATTGAAGATAATTGTTTGATTGGTATGAGTGCAACTATTTTGGATAATGCTGTAATTGGAGAAGGAAGTATAGTAGGAGCAAATTCACTTGTAACATCGGGAAAAGTATTTCCTCCAAGAAGTATGATTATGGGAAGTCCTGCAAAAGTGGTTAAACAATTAACTCAAGAAGATGTTGATAAATTAATAGCTCACGCTGGACATTATGTAGAATATAAAAATGAATATAGATAA
- a CDS encoding potassium channel family protein, with protein MKTIAVIGLGRFGFYVAKSLSRLDVKVIAVDNDEKKVQEISEFIDDAYIIDSINKQALEEVGIYNLDTVIVSIGENIEASILTVMALKDLNNKTIIAKAINSTHGEILSKIGAYKVVYPEKIAGRMLVKKLVDTITVEEIDISNSIKMIKLFANEKFINKKIFQIENEFKNLKIVSYKSSGNWFINIDSSYEIKKDDLLVFICEVKYVKDFLLSVK; from the coding sequence ATGAAAACAATAGCAGTTATTGGTTTAGGAAGGTTTGGATTTTATGTTGCAAAAAGTTTATCAAGATTGGATGTAAAAGTAATTGCAGTTGATAATGATGAAAAAAAAGTTCAAGAAATAAGTGAATTTATTGATGATGCTTATATTATTGATAGTATAAATAAACAAGCTTTAGAAGAAGTTGGTATTTACAATCTTGATACAGTGATTGTAAGTATTGGAGAGAATATTGAAGCTAGTATATTAACTGTAATGGCTTTAAAGGATTTAAATAATAAAACAATTATTGCAAAAGCAATTAATTCAACTCATGGTGAAATTTTGTCAAAAATAGGAGCTTATAAAGTTGTTTATCCTGAAAAAATAGCTGGAAGAATGCTTGTTAAAAAACTTGTTGATACAATAACAGTTGAAGAGATAGATATAAGTAATTCAATAAAAATGATAAAATTATTTGCAAATGAAAAATTTATAAATAAAAAAATTTTTCAGATAGAAAACGAGTTTAAAAATTTAAAAATAGTTTCTTATAAAAGTTCTGGAAATTGGTTTATAAATATTGATTCATCATATGAAATAAAAAAAGATGATTTATTGGTTTTTATTTGTGAAGTAAAATATGTAAAAGATTTTTTATTAAGTGTTAAATAA
- a CDS encoding TrkH family potassium uptake protein, with protein sequence MQHKYVKSIFLGYVILILIGAILLYLPICHIGELAFIDALFTSASATCVTGLIVTSTSENFTFLGEFIILTLIQIGGIGYMSLVIIFFLFIRQSLNIDKKRAMKQSLDLPTLHVRSFLKKILLFVLFIELVGAIILTIQFLKKFEFLDALWFGIFHSISAFNNAGFSLFTDSLMSYQSDTISLLTIGFLVILGGLGYFVLIEIYENRKFSKRFSIHTRIMLYGTIILIVSGMVLFLSIEWNNSKTFGNLSFYEKILNAFFLSINFRTSGFNSIDIGALKDSSLFFSTLFMMIGGGQGSTAGGMKITTVAILIITVIYILKDSNQEPSIFKRTIEQKVINKALAIIIFSSFLVLCITLILVETQNLPFVKILFEVVSAFGTVGVSTGNGDILSFSQQFDTFGKSLIIILMIAGRLGVFAFGIILLGKAKTKHFKYPKGRIII encoded by the coding sequence ATGCAACATAAATATGTGAAATCAATTTTTTTAGGTTATGTTATTCTTATTCTTATTGGCGCAATACTTTTATATTTGCCTATTTGTCATATAGGAGAATTAGCTTTTATAGATGCTTTATTTACATCTGCAAGTGCAACTTGTGTAACAGGTTTAATCGTAACGAGTACATCTGAGAATTTCACTTTTTTAGGAGAATTTATAATTTTGACACTTATTCAAATAGGTGGAATAGGTTATATGAGTTTAGTAATAATCTTTTTTTTATTTATAAGACAAAGTTTGAATATTGATAAAAAAAGAGCAATGAAACAATCTTTAGATTTACCAACTTTACATGTTAGAAGTTTTTTAAAAAAGATTTTACTTTTTGTTTTATTTATAGAATTAGTAGGTGCAATTATTTTAACAATACAGTTTCTTAAAAAATTCGAATTTTTAGATGCATTATGGTTTGGAATATTCCATAGTATAAGTGCTTTTAATAACGCGGGATTTTCTCTTTTTACTGATAGTTTAATGTCATATCAAAGTGATACAATTTCTTTATTGACAATAGGTTTTTTAGTAATTCTAGGAGGATTAGGATATTTTGTTTTAATTGAAATTTATGAAAACAGAAAGTTCTCAAAAAGATTTAGTATTCATACAAGAATTATGCTTTATGGAACAATTATTTTGATTGTTTCTGGAATGGTTTTATTTCTATCAATAGAATGGAATAATTCTAAAACTTTTGGAAATCTATCTTTTTATGAAAAAATATTAAATGCTTTCTTTTTATCTATAAATTTTAGAACAAGTGGATTTAATAGTATTGATATAGGAGCTTTAAAAGATTCATCTTTATTCTTCTCCACTTTGTTTATGATGATTGGAGGAGGGCAAGGAAGTACAGCCGGAGGTATGAAAATCACTACAGTTGCTATTTTAATAATTACAGTAATTTATATTCTAAAAGATAGTAATCAAGAACCAAGTATTTTTAAAAGAACTATTGAACAAAAAGTTATAAATAAAGCATTAGCAATTATTATTTTTTCTTCTTTTCTCGTTCTTTGTATCACTTTGATATTAGTTGAAACTCAAAATCTGCCTTTTGTAAAAATTTTATTTGAAGTAGTTTCTGCTTTTGGAACAGTTGGTGTTTCAACTGGAAATGGAGATATATTAAGTTTCTCTCAACAATTTGATACTTTTGGAAAAAGTTTAATTATTATTTTGATGATAGCAGGAAGATTAGGTGTTTTTGCCTTTGGAATTATTTTATTAGGAAAAGCAAAAACTAAACATTTTAAATATCCAAAAGGAAGGATTATAATATGA
- a CDS encoding response regulator — MKNLIQIIEDDKSVKKLLEITFKEFDFDFISSENKKNALTMFLSHNPDLLIVDLGLPDGDGKDFIKQIREISKIPIIVLTARHDEKEIILALDAGADDYITKPFSVNELLARIRANLRRSLNIVDINNTFICDELKLDITSRDIFLNTDKLKLTPIEYELLKYFILHPNKTLTHKQILQEVWGTGYQNEMQYLRTYVNTLRKKIEKNSTRPKYIITEPSVGYRFNCN; from the coding sequence ATGAAAAATTTAATACAAATAATTGAAGATGATAAATCAGTAAAAAAACTTTTAGAGATAACTTTTAAAGAGTTTGATTTTGATTTTATTTCAAGTGAAAATAAAAAAAATGCTTTAACAATGTTCTTAAGTCATAATCCAGATTTATTGATAGTTGATTTGGGTTTACCTGATGGAGATGGAAAAGATTTTATTAAACAAATAAGAGAAATTTCAAAAATTCCAATCATTGTTTTAACAGCACGACATGATGAAAAAGAGATTATTTTAGCACTTGATGCAGGTGCTGATGATTATATAACTAAACCATTTTCAGTAAATGAATTACTTGCTAGAATTAGAGCAAATTTAAGAAGAAGCTTAAATATTGTTGATATAAATAATACATTTATTTGTGATGAATTAAAGTTAGATATAACTTCACGAGATATATTTTTGAATACTGACAAATTGAAATTAACTCCAATAGAATATGAATTATTAAAATATTTTATCTTGCATCCAAATAAAACTTTAACCCATAAACAAATACTTCAAGAAGTTTGGGGTACAGGTTATCAAAATGAAATGCAATATTTAAGAACTTATGTTAATACTTTGAGAAAAAAGATTGAAAAAAATTCAACAAGACCTAAATATATAATAACCGAACCAAGTGTTGGATATAGATTTAATTGTAATTAA
- a CDS encoding sensor histidine kinase, with product MKRVFIKYKEHMYILKALIILVIITGISHIFKFYLDIINIALIHIIPVVVVAIHGNIKATLFMTFLSVLCLNFLYIPPLYSFNVNNELYLWSFLIFGIVGLIITMQAKNLIRQTKQNQLRESLLHIISHDLRTPLSTIHGSINLILSNKNLNTKKQDSLLEDINYASLRMKRLITNLLDSTRLSNENFDLKLEWCDFEDIIGVTLNEFSQKQNDEKLNIKIDELSLFWGDNTLLTQLIVNLLDNAFKYSKSDTKIDLEIENLNNFIKIKIFNETEFIDKKKLKNIFDKFYRFEDTNDISGSGIGLAICKSIVKLHNGEIKAIAKDRGILIEVELPIVKRVNIE from the coding sequence ATGAAAAGAGTATTTATTAAGTATAAAGAACATATGTATATTTTAAAAGCGTTAATAATTTTAGTAATAATTACTGGAATTAGTCATATATTCAAATTTTATTTAGATATTATAAATATTGCTTTAATTCATATAATTCCAGTTGTAGTTGTGGCAATTCATGGAAATATTAAAGCAACTCTTTTTATGACATTTTTAAGTGTTTTATGCCTAAATTTTTTATATATTCCACCTTTATATAGTTTCAATGTTAATAATGAGTTATATCTTTGGAGTTTTTTGATTTTTGGAATAGTTGGTTTAATAATAACAATGCAAGCAAAAAATTTAATTAGACAAACAAAACAAAATCAATTAAGAGAGAGTTTATTACATATAATTTCTCATGATTTAAGAACTCCATTATCTACAATCCATGGAAGTATTAATTTAATTTTATCAAATAAAAATCTTAATACAAAAAAACAAGATAGTCTTTTAGAAGATATAAATTATGCTTCACTTAGAATGAAAAGATTAATTACAAATCTTTTAGATAGTACTAGGTTATCAAATGAAAATTTTGATTTAAAATTAGAATGGTGCGATTTTGAAGATATTATTGGAGTTACTCTAAATGAATTTTCTCAAAAACAAAATGATGAAAAACTAAATATAAAAATAGATGAATTATCACTTTTTTGGGGTGATAATACACTTTTAACTCAGTTAATTGTAAATTTGCTTGATAATGCTTTTAAATATTCAAAGAGTGACACAAAAATAGATTTAGAAATAGAAAATTTAAATAATTTTATCAAAATAAAAATATTTAATGAAACAGAATTTATAGATAAAAAGAAGTTAAAAAATATCTTTGATAAGTTTTATAGATTTGAAGATACAAATGATATTTCAGGAAGTGGAATAGGATTAGCTATTTGTAAAAGTATCGTAAAGCTACATAATGGTGAGATAAAAGCAATAGCTAAAGATAGAGGAATTTTAATTGAAGTTGAACTTCCAATAGTAAAAAGAGTAAATATAGAATGA